A genomic segment from Nitrospinaceae bacterium encodes:
- a CDS encoding sigma-54-dependent Fis family transcriptional regulator has product MRSNSEIQVMVVDDKRGSREALEKMIAKEDYRVSFAHDAETALEIFETEPAHLVITDLKMPGMDGISLLKELKRKSPETEVILISGHGTVETAVEAMREGAYDFITKPLERVVVLKAISKAREKQDLIRENADLRAKLQNLTDSHGIIGNSAAIHEVKELIRQVAPTSANVLILGESGTGKELVANAIHKSSEQVEGPFIKVNCAALPENLLESELFGYERGAFTGAVSRKEGRFFLADKGMLFLDEIGDMPMPLQAKILRVLQEGEFERLGGNETIKVDVRIVAATNQDLALAIAERRFREDLYYRLNVISINLPLLRDRRSDIPLLVEHFIQRFSAKNNQQVSGFSRDAVEAMTNYDWPGNIRELENTVERAIVLGRSEVLTLDDLPPAITKGGVSDETEAVEAGVPIISIPVGTPLAEVEHRVILETLRSTGGDKSAAARRLGIATRTIYRKLDQAEQLKN; this is encoded by the coding sequence ATGAGGTCTAACAGCGAAATTCAGGTCATGGTTGTTGATGACAAGCGCGGTAGCCGCGAGGCGCTCGAGAAGATGATCGCCAAGGAGGACTACCGCGTTTCCTTTGCTCATGATGCCGAAACGGCCCTTGAGATTTTCGAAACCGAGCCCGCACATCTGGTCATAACGGATCTCAAGATGCCTGGTATGGATGGGATATCGCTCCTCAAGGAGTTGAAGCGTAAAAGCCCCGAGACAGAGGTGATTCTTATCTCGGGGCACGGCACCGTCGAGACCGCTGTTGAGGCCATGCGCGAGGGTGCCTACGATTTCATCACCAAGCCGCTTGAGCGTGTTGTTGTTCTGAAGGCGATTTCCAAGGCGCGCGAAAAGCAAGACCTTATCCGGGAGAACGCAGATCTTCGCGCGAAGCTTCAAAATCTGACTGACTCGCACGGCATCATTGGCAATAGCGCGGCCATTCACGAGGTTAAGGAATTAATTCGGCAGGTGGCGCCGACCTCGGCCAATGTTCTCATTCTCGGGGAAAGCGGCACAGGTAAAGAGCTTGTAGCCAACGCCATTCACAAATCGAGCGAGCAGGTAGAGGGGCCGTTTATCAAGGTCAACTGTGCGGCCCTGCCGGAAAATCTGCTTGAGAGTGAATTGTTCGGCTACGAGCGCGGGGCGTTCACGGGCGCTGTCTCTCGAAAGGAGGGGCGCTTTTTTCTCGCAGACAAAGGGATGCTTTTTCTCGATGAAATTGGGGATATGCCGATGCCGCTTCAGGCGAAAATTCTCCGTGTACTCCAGGAGGGCGAGTTCGAGCGCCTCGGCGGCAACGAGACTATCAAGGTGGATGTTCGCATCGTTGCGGCGACGAATCAGGATCTTGCCCTGGCCATTGCCGAGCGCCGCTTTCGAGAGGACCTCTACTATCGCTTAAACGTGATCAGCATCAATTTGCCGCTGCTTCGAGATCGGCGGAGCGATATCCCGCTTCTGGTCGAACATTTCATTCAGCGTTTTTCGGCCAAGAACAACCAGCAGGTAAGCGGTTTTTCGCGTGATGCGGTTGAGGCGATGACGAACTACGATTGGCCGGGGAATATTCGCGAGCTCGAAAATACGGTGGAGCGCGCCATTGTGCTGGGCAGAAGCGAGGTGTTGACTCTCGATGATTTGCCGCCGGCAATCACCAAGGGGGGTGTGTCTGACGAAACCGAGGCGGTCGAGGCCGGTGTCCCCATCATTAGTATCCCGGTGGGAACGCCTTTGGCCGAGGTCGAGCACCGGGTAATTCTTGAAACTCTCAGAAGCACGGGGGGGGACAAAAGCGCCGCTGCCCGCCGGCTGGGTATTGCCACCCGAACGATCTACCGCAAACTGGATCAAGCCGAGCAACTCAAGAACTGA
- the tmk gene encoding dTMP kinase, protein MHLKFGGSNLPGRFITFEGSEGAGKSTQLGLLHEWMKSVGLGVRVTREPGGTELGAGVREVLLTPRDEEVSPLAELLLYEADRAQHVSRVIRPTLEAGDHVLCDRFYDSTTAYQSYGRGLSLELVEEMNVRATEGLVPDMTLLLEASPEEGLRRARGGAEGDRLEGESLAFHERVWQGFIEIARREPDRFRLIPTGTIEEVHTRILDTVTKAFGWTGDSFKVKTLP, encoded by the coding sequence ATGCACCTGAAATTTGGAGGCAGTAATTTGCCGGGCCGATTCATTACTTTCGAGGGTTCCGAGGGGGCGGGAAAATCCACCCAATTGGGCCTTTTGCATGAGTGGATGAAAAGCGTGGGCCTTGGCGTCCGGGTGACGAGAGAGCCGGGCGGCACTGAACTCGGGGCCGGTGTAAGAGAGGTACTGCTTACTCCCCGAGATGAGGAGGTATCACCTCTCGCTGAGTTGTTGCTTTATGAGGCGGATCGGGCGCAGCACGTTAGCCGGGTGATTCGGCCGACGCTTGAGGCGGGCGATCATGTTCTTTGTGATCGGTTCTATGATTCGACGACGGCATATCAGTCTTACGGGCGCGGGCTTTCTCTGGAACTTGTTGAGGAAATGAACGTTCGTGCGACTGAAGGCTTGGTGCCCGATATGACACTTTTGCTCGAAGCTTCGCCGGAGGAGGGTCTTCGCCGCGCACGGGGCGGGGCCGAGGGAGATCGGCTTGAGGGCGAAAGCTTGGCTTTTCACGAGCGTGTTTGGCAGGGATTCATTGAAATTGCACGCCGGGAGCCTGATCGATTTCGGTTAATTCCGACGGGCACCATTGAGGAAGTGCATACCCGTATACTCGATACAGTAACGAAGGCATTCGGATGGACTGGAGATTCCTTCAAGGTCAAGACACTGCCGTAG
- a CDS encoding AAA family ATPase codes for MDWRFLQGQDTAVDSLQRDLAASRVAGAYAFWGPEGCGKATAASIFARALQCGGDSPPCGTCQACEKVERGSHPDVIQVVPEKGKKSIGIEAVRDQVLERAYQRPQEGRRMVFIVDDAHRVTTQAFNAFLKTLEEPAQDAVFILVTPNLHALPPTVLSRCRQLRFRALGRDEQRQILSAHLADEAVDFDKLISLSMGRLGKAFGADQSALEERREAALSFLNGLSAPPGKADEAGLLGLAASQAGGGSSRADVLEFLEMLLGLLRDILILEVAPDAVEPWNADVVEALRAIGGRWGVPGLIRSVDWVQEATRDVGVINTNPSLTLESLVISLRGTVGAAG; via the coding sequence ATGGACTGGAGATTCCTTCAAGGTCAAGACACTGCCGTAGACTCGCTCCAGCGGGATCTTGCGGCGAGCCGTGTGGCGGGCGCCTATGCCTTCTGGGGCCCGGAGGGGTGCGGCAAGGCGACGGCAGCGTCGATTTTCGCACGTGCACTCCAGTGTGGTGGGGATTCGCCTCCATGCGGAACATGTCAGGCTTGCGAGAAGGTGGAGCGCGGCTCGCACCCGGATGTGATTCAGGTCGTTCCCGAGAAAGGTAAGAAATCGATTGGTATCGAGGCCGTTCGCGATCAGGTGCTGGAGCGGGCCTATCAGCGGCCTCAGGAGGGCCGCCGCATGGTGTTCATCGTGGACGATGCCCACCGGGTGACGACTCAGGCGTTCAACGCTTTTTTGAAGACGCTTGAGGAGCCTGCCCAGGATGCAGTGTTCATTCTTGTCACGCCCAATCTGCATGCCTTGCCGCCCACGGTTCTCTCTCGGTGTCGCCAACTCAGGTTCAGGGCGCTTGGTCGCGATGAGCAGCGCCAGATTCTTTCTGCGCATCTGGCGGATGAGGCGGTGGATTTCGACAAGCTGATTTCGCTGAGCATGGGACGGCTAGGAAAAGCCTTTGGTGCTGATCAGAGTGCACTTGAGGAGCGGCGCGAGGCGGCGCTTTCCTTTCTCAACGGGCTATCGGCACCGCCGGGAAAGGCAGATGAGGCGGGCCTTCTCGGGCTTGCGGCCAGCCAGGCAGGGGGCGGGTCGAGCCGGGCCGATGTTCTTGAGTTTCTTGAAATGCTTTTAGGTCTACTTCGGGATATACTGATTCTTGAGGTGGCCCCGGATGCCGTGGAGCCCTGGAACGCAGATGTGGTTGAGGCGCTTCGGGCGATAGGCGGCAGGTGGGGGGTACCCGGCTTGATCCGTTCGGTGGATTGGGTCCAGGAAGCGACCCGGGATGTTGGGGTGATCAACACGAATCCTTCCCTGACACTCGAATCTTTGGTTATATCGCTGCGCGGCACCGTGGGCGCGGCTGGATGA
- a CDS encoding stage 0 sporulation protein, whose amino-acid sequence MEARYHKAPLPKVMRKFTEEDEKNSVSIEGLENRAFNVAEKKIVELKLPMKLTNVKYAFSKKKGTFFFSADGRVDFRRLVKALSENFSIRVEMRQIGVRDDAALKGGCGDCGRELCCSSYMKNFDPVSVRMAKDQNLSLNPTKLSGACGRLKCCLRFEHAHYVEVKKRLPAPKKRVGGCNVPAMVIRQDILAEEVTLALEGGERMTVHADGLERMANGQYTLKNPIGG is encoded by the coding sequence ATGGAGGCGCGCTACCACAAGGCTCCGCTTCCGAAGGTGATGCGCAAGTTCACCGAAGAGGACGAAAAGAACAGCGTTTCTATCGAGGGCCTTGAGAATCGGGCTTTCAATGTGGCCGAAAAGAAAATTGTCGAATTGAAATTGCCGATGAAATTGACGAATGTGAAGTACGCCTTCTCGAAGAAAAAGGGCACGTTTTTCTTCTCGGCAGATGGTCGGGTGGATTTTCGGCGGCTTGTGAAGGCGCTTTCTGAGAATTTTTCGATTCGTGTCGAAATGCGCCAGATCGGGGTGCGCGATGATGCGGCACTCAAGGGCGGCTGCGGGGATTGCGGGCGGGAGTTGTGCTGCAGCAGCTACATGAAGAATTTTGATCCCGTTTCCGTCCGGATGGCTAAGGATCAAAATCTGAGTTTGAACCCAACGAAGCTTTCGGGGGCTTGCGGTCGGCTGAAGTGTTGCCTTCGCTTTGAGCACGCCCACTATGTAGAAGTGAAAAAGCGGCTGCCGGCGCCCAAAAAACGGGTGGGCGGATGCAACGTCCCCGCCATGGTGATCCGGCAGGATATCCTCGCCGAGGAAGTGACCTTGGCCCTTGAGGGCGGCGAGCGGATGACAGTTCATGCCGATGGGCTTGAGCGCATGGCCAATGGCCAGTACACCCTAAAGAATCCTATCGGCGGCTAG